A stretch of the Marivirga tractuosa DSM 4126 genome encodes the following:
- a CDS encoding dimethylarginine dimethylaminohydrolase family protein: MINVFVNDETSPLRAVIVGTAKGVGDVPNLDDAYDPKSKEHIAAGTYPKEADMVKEMEAFAKVLEKHGVKVYRPEIIEDYNQIFSRDIGFVIENKFIKPRILKDRKEEIKGIQYVLEQINPEQIVTVPEEVRVEGGDVMPWKDHIFVGYSEKEDFEKYIVARTNRAGLEFLAHEFPNKTVKGFQLNKSDQVAKDNALHLDCCFQPIGENQAIIYKDGFKLEEDYNYLKDYFGEDNLIHITRDEMYEMNSNVFSISPKVVVLEEKFTRLAGILEEKGYTVEKVPYAEISKMEGLLRCSTLPLERAK; encoded by the coding sequence ATGATAAATGTATTTGTAAACGATGAGACCTCCCCATTGAGGGCTGTGATAGTAGGAACTGCCAAAGGCGTTGGGGATGTCCCCAATCTGGATGATGCCTATGACCCTAAGTCTAAAGAACATATTGCTGCAGGGACTTATCCCAAAGAAGCCGATATGGTGAAGGAAATGGAGGCATTTGCAAAAGTTTTAGAGAAACACGGAGTAAAAGTTTACCGCCCTGAAATTATAGAAGATTATAATCAGATTTTCTCAAGAGATATTGGCTTTGTGATTGAAAATAAATTCATCAAACCAAGAATCTTGAAAGACCGAAAAGAGGAAATCAAAGGCATTCAATATGTTTTAGAGCAAATTAATCCTGAGCAAATTGTGACGGTTCCGGAAGAAGTAAGGGTAGAAGGTGGAGATGTCATGCCTTGGAAAGACCACATTTTCGTAGGCTATTCTGAAAAAGAAGATTTTGAAAAATACATTGTAGCGAGGACCAATAGAGCCGGATTAGAATTTCTTGCCCATGAATTCCCAAACAAAACAGTAAAAGGGTTTCAACTTAATAAATCAGATCAGGTAGCCAAAGACAATGCCCTGCATTTAGATTGCTGTTTTCAGCCTATTGGTGAAAACCAAGCTATAATTTATAAGGATGGGTTCAAGTTAGAGGAAGATTATAATTACCTTAAAGATTATTTTGGTGAAGATAATCTTATCCATATCACTAGGGATGAGATGTACGAAATGAACTCTAATGTTTTCTCTATCAGCCCTAAAGTAGTGGTTTTAGAAGAGAAATTCACTCGACTGGCAGGCATTTTGGAAGAAAAAGGATATACGGTTGAAAAAGTGCCTTACGCTGAAATTTCTAAAATGGAAGGATTGTTAAGATGTTCAACATTACCGCTTGAAAGAGCCAAATAA
- a CDS encoding universal stress protein: MKKILVPTDFSDQAKYALKLAAEIAKKTDAELTLLHVVEIPGQTSFNTMGEATNVDGMEGVFVMKMIEQGKKKLKELRNDELLEDVNLKTELKAGNTYYNISSIINEYEPELVVMGTSGSSGVDEILIGSNAEKVVRNAKCPVLTLKEEISLANIDNVVFATSLKSDDKELAAKMKEIAHLSYAKIHLLKINTPNNFESSTTTYKRMDEYMKNNGLEAEKHIHNGINEEEGILEFAKDNNIDLIAMGTHGRKGLMHLLSGSIAEDVVNHSKRPVLTLKIAD, from the coding sequence ATGAAAAAAATATTGGTTCCAACCGACTTTTCAGATCAAGCTAAATACGCATTGAAATTAGCTGCAGAGATTGCAAAAAAAACGGATGCTGAATTAACACTCTTGCATGTTGTAGAAATTCCAGGCCAAACTTCCTTTAATACTATGGGAGAAGCAACTAATGTTGATGGAATGGAAGGTGTTTTCGTGATGAAAATGATTGAACAAGGCAAGAAAAAATTGAAAGAACTTAGAAATGATGAGCTTTTAGAAGATGTTAATCTAAAGACCGAATTAAAAGCTGGAAATACCTATTACAATATTTCTAGCATCATCAATGAATATGAGCCTGAATTAGTAGTAATGGGAACAAGCGGTAGTAGTGGAGTAGATGAAATTTTAATTGGTTCTAATGCCGAGAAAGTAGTAAGAAATGCTAAATGCCCTGTTCTGACCTTAAAAGAAGAAATAAGTTTAGCTAACATTGACAATGTTGTTTTTGCCACTTCGTTGAAGAGTGATGACAAAGAATTAGCAGCTAAGATGAAAGAAATTGCACATTTATCTTATGCTAAGATTCACCTTCTAAAAATAAATACTCCGAATAATTTCGAATCATCAACTACCACCTACAAGCGAATGGATGAATATATGAAAAATAATGGCTTGGAGGCTGAGAAGCATATTCATAATGGCATAAACGAAGAAGAAGGAATTTTAGAATTTGCTAAAGACAACAATATTGATTTGATTGCCATGGGCACACACGGTAGAAAAGGTTTGATGCATTTACTTAGTGGAAGTATTGCTGAGGATGTGGTAAACCATTCTAAAAGACCAGTTCTAACTTTAAAAATAGCTGATTAA
- a CDS encoding glutathione peroxidase, producing MNILFSFLFLLLNLSIFTNSNETEKAMSIYDFQIQSLEGEMIDFSDYEGKNLLIVNTASECGYTPQYADLQELHENFGNQVTILGFPANNFGGQEPGSDQQIAQFCEKNYGVTFPMFSKMEVVGKNQHPLFKFLKEETGKEPTWNFCKYLVSGDGKEISFYPSSVNPGEIAEKL from the coding sequence ATGAACATTCTATTTTCTTTTCTGTTTCTTCTGCTGAATTTATCTATTTTCACAAACTCAAATGAAACAGAAAAAGCTATGAGTATATATGATTTTCAAATACAGTCCTTAGAAGGGGAAATGATAGATTTCTCGGATTATGAAGGCAAAAACTTATTAATAGTAAATACGGCAAGTGAGTGTGGCTACACTCCTCAATATGCCGATTTGCAAGAATTGCATGAAAATTTCGGTAATCAAGTAACCATTTTAGGTTTTCCTGCCAATAACTTTGGTGGACAAGAGCCGGGTAGCGATCAACAAATTGCTCAATTCTGTGAGAAGAATTATGGTGTAACTTTCCCTATGTTTTCTAAAATGGAAGTAGTAGGAAAAAATCAGCATCCGCTTTTTAAATTCTTAAAAGAGGAAACTGGCAAAGAACCGACTTGGAATTTCTGTAAATATTTAGTTTCAGGTGATGGGAAAGAAATTAGTTTTTACCCATCATCAGTAAACCCCGGCGAGATAGCTGAAAAACTATAA
- a CDS encoding proline iminopeptidase-family hydrolase — translation MKKIIHLIVIVLFLFSCSAQTQTGLEPHEGKVEVEGGEIWYKVMGEGEGIPILTLHGGPGGTHRYFYQLSPQTDKRSLILFDQLGGGRSDYHNDTTLMTVDHFVEQVKTLKDSLGLEEFYLLGHSWGGALAVEYYLKYPGGIKGMILSSPLISTPRWEADADTLIKTLPEDMQAIIKNANETGEYDSEEYQKADAYYWSRFGLRTAKNEHPLDSVEVTGNGIIYNYMWGPSEFRCTGTLKDFDRTESMRKISVPTLFVTGEYDEARPQTVQSFSDKVPNSEFEIIEGAGHSTLNDNQEGYNKILKEFLKE, via the coding sequence ATGAAAAAAATAATTCATCTGATTGTTATCGTATTATTTCTATTTAGTTGTTCTGCACAAACTCAAACGGGACTTGAACCTCATGAAGGAAAAGTTGAGGTAGAAGGTGGAGAGATTTGGTATAAAGTAATGGGGGAAGGAGAGGGGATTCCGATTCTAACATTGCATGGTGGGCCTGGTGGAACCCATCGTTATTTTTATCAATTGAGTCCTCAAACAGATAAAAGATCATTAATATTATTTGATCAGTTAGGAGGCGGTAGATCCGATTATCATAATGATACTACTTTGATGACTGTAGATCATTTTGTGGAGCAGGTAAAAACATTAAAGGACAGTTTAGGTTTGGAGGAATTTTATCTGCTAGGCCATTCTTGGGGAGGTGCATTGGCGGTAGAGTATTACCTAAAATACCCAGGGGGAATTAAAGGAATGATATTGAGTAGCCCCTTGATCAGTACTCCTAGATGGGAAGCAGATGCAGACACTTTAATCAAAACACTACCCGAAGATATGCAAGCAATTATTAAGAATGCAAATGAAACAGGTGAATATGATTCAGAAGAGTATCAAAAAGCAGATGCCTATTATTGGAGTCGGTTTGGTTTAAGAACTGCTAAAAATGAGCATCCTCTAGATTCTGTTGAAGTTACGGGGAATGGAATAATTTATAATTATATGTGGGGTCCAAGTGAATTTAGGTGTACAGGAACATTGAAAGATTTTGACAGAACTGAAAGTATGAGGAAAATTTCTGTACCTACACTTTTTGTAACTGGCGAATATGATGAAGCTCGTCCGCAGACTGTCCAATCTTTCAGTGACAAAGTTCCTAATTCAGAATTTGAGATTATAGAAGGCGCAGGGCACTCAACTTTAAATGATAATCAGGAAGGATATAATAAAATTTTAAAAGAATTTTTGAAAGAGTAG
- a CDS encoding 1,4-dihydroxy-2-naphthoate polyprenyltransferase, translating to MLKNWLEAFRLRTLPLALSCIGMGSFLAAFYGNFSLSVCILSLTTTLFLQILSNLANDYGDSVHGADSAEREGPQRSVQRGSISSKAMFNSIIVFAILSFVSGIILLHFSVGIGSTAFYVFLGLGLAAIAAAIAYTNGKRPYGYSGLGDISVFIFFGLVGVCGTYFLHAGSLEPLILLPAASCGLFATGVLNINNIRDIKSDKSAGKNSVPVRIGEGKAIIYHTILITLGCLASIVFLFMNEEIKSIFNLFPAFALFVIHLIKIYKAKNSIEYDPQLKHLALSTLLFVVLFGISILDL from the coding sequence ATGCTTAAAAATTGGTTAGAAGCCTTTAGGCTAAGAACTTTACCCTTAGCCCTGTCTTGTATTGGAATGGGCAGTTTCTTAGCTGCTTTTTATGGGAACTTCAGTCTATCAGTCTGTATTTTAAGTTTGACCACTACCCTATTCTTACAAATCCTTTCCAATTTGGCGAATGACTATGGAGATAGTGTACATGGCGCAGACAGTGCAGAAAGAGAAGGGCCTCAACGCAGTGTGCAAAGAGGCAGTATTTCTTCTAAAGCCATGTTCAATTCCATTATCGTTTTTGCTATCTTATCTTTTGTAAGTGGTATTATACTTTTACATTTTTCAGTTGGGATTGGCAGCACTGCTTTTTATGTTTTTCTAGGCCTGGGCCTAGCTGCTATTGCGGCAGCTATTGCTTATACCAATGGAAAAAGACCATATGGATACAGTGGATTGGGCGATATTTCAGTTTTTATTTTTTTCGGTCTAGTTGGCGTTTGCGGTACCTATTTTCTACATGCTGGAAGTCTTGAGCCCCTAATTTTACTACCTGCCGCTAGCTGTGGATTGTTTGCCACAGGGGTTTTGAATATCAATAACATAAGAGATATCAAATCAGATAAGTCTGCTGGAAAAAATAGCGTCCCAGTAAGAATTGGGGAAGGTAAAGCAATCATTTATCATACCATTCTAATAACTCTAGGATGTCTGGCTTCAATTGTATTTTTATTCATGAACGAAGAAATAAAAAGCATTTTTAATTTATTTCCTGCTTTTGCCTTATTTGTAATCCATCTTATTAAAATTTATAAAGCAAAGAACTCAATTGAATATGACCCACAATTAAAACATTTGGCACTTTCTACTTTACTATTTGTAGTTTTATTTGGCATTTCAATTTTAGACTTGTAA
- the ctlX gene encoding citrulline utilization hydrolase CtlX, with protein sequence MENNQSTNTLMMVRPVQFRFNEQTAVNNYYQKAIEGLSASEIQLKAANEFDHFVEMLRSKNINVIVVEDTPEPSTPDSIFPNNWVSFHEDGKVGLYPMYAPNRRLERRPDILEKLQTKEGLKISEIIDFSHHEAEDRFLEGTGSMILDRPNRLVYIAISLRTDEKVLDEFCDKFGYKAIKFTANQTVDGKRLPIYHTNVMMCIANDFAILCAKSIDDKEERKTVIESLHNSGKEVIEISEKQKHHFAGNMLQVNGTDGKPYLVMSAAAHQSLNEEQVKRIEKYCEIISSSLDTIEALGGGSARCMMAEVFLPKA encoded by the coding sequence ATGGAAAATAACCAAAGTACCAATACATTAATGATGGTTCGACCAGTTCAGTTCAGATTCAATGAACAAACTGCTGTGAATAATTATTACCAAAAAGCAATTGAAGGATTAAGTGCATCCGAAATACAATTAAAAGCCGCTAATGAATTTGATCATTTTGTTGAAATGCTCAGAAGCAAAAATATCAATGTGATTGTGGTAGAAGACACCCCTGAACCAAGCACTCCTGATTCTATATTCCCTAACAACTGGGTTTCTTTTCATGAAGATGGAAAAGTAGGTTTATATCCTATGTATGCTCCTAACAGAAGACTAGAGCGGAGGCCAGATATTTTGGAAAAGCTTCAAACTAAGGAAGGTCTGAAAATAAGTGAGATTATAGATTTTTCACATCATGAAGCCGAAGATCGCTTTTTGGAAGGTACTGGCAGTATGATCTTAGACCGTCCAAACAGGTTAGTCTATATAGCAATTTCGCTCAGAACAGATGAAAAGGTTCTAGATGAGTTCTGTGATAAATTTGGCTATAAAGCCATAAAATTTACAGCAAATCAAACTGTGGATGGCAAAAGATTGCCTATCTACCACACCAATGTAATGATGTGTATTGCCAATGATTTTGCTATTCTCTGCGCAAAATCTATTGATGATAAAGAAGAAAGAAAAACCGTTATTGAAAGTTTACATAATAGTGGTAAAGAAGTAATTGAAATAAGCGAAAAGCAAAAGCACCACTTTGCAGGAAATATGCTGCAAGTAAATGGTACTGACGGAAAGCCTTATTTAGTGATGTCAGCCGCTGCGCATCAGTCGTTGAATGAAGAACAGGTTAAAAGAATTGAAAAATATTGCGAAATTATAAGTAGCTCATTGGATACTATTGAAGCCTTAGGTGGTGGAAGTGCCAGGTGCATGATGGCAGAAGTATTTTTACCCAAAGCTTAA
- the polA gene encoding DNA polymerase I, producing the protein MSNTPESDKKLFLLDAMALIYRAHFAFSKTPRINSKGMNTGAALGFTNSLLEILKKEKPTHIGVAFDTSAPTFRHEEFPAYKAQREEQPEDIRVAIPYVKKIVEAFNIPVLIMDGFEADDIIGTIAKQAGEDGFKVYMMTPDKDYAQMVTENVFLYKPAFMGNGVDVLGVEEVKKKFDIDRVEQVIDILGLQGDAVDNIPGIPGVGAKTAIKFLKQYGSVEGLLEHTDELKGKMKEKVEANKEQALLSKKLATIKVDVPLAYEPDKLVLDEPNEEALRELFEELEFRTIMKRVLGEEPSAPSKSSAKVDPAQMSMFTDTPEEAAQKEEEPEERRTLANTKHQYHLIDTPELREDLITYLSIQDEFCFDTETTDLEPTDAELVGLAFSYVAGEAYYVPFPADQKEAQKIADEFKEVLENEDITKIGQNLKYDIQVMRNYGVRVQGKMFDTMLAHYLLDPETRHNMDVMAENYLNYSPVSITDLIGKKGVKQGNMRDVPVEDVVEYAGEDADITLQLKHILEKEIKENNLESLLHDVEEPLSYVLAEMEYEGVKIDKDALSKMSKELETAALEAQEKIFELAGQEFNIASPKQLGEILFDKMKLVDKPKKTKTGQYATGEEILSKLANEHEIADKILEFREYQKLKSTYVDALPKLISKKDGRVHTDYRQAVAATGRLSSNNPNLQNIPIRTEKGRLIRKAFVPRDENYQLMAADYSQIELRIMAAFSQDEAMMEAFKNGRDIHATTAAKVFGVDLDDVDPGMRRKAKEVNFGIIYGISAFGLAQNLNISRTEASDIIKAYFKEFPRVHDYMEKVKEDARANEYVTTILGRKRWLRDINSRNQTIRGYAERNAINAPIQGSAADMIKIAMINIHKWMEKENLKSKMIMQVHDELIFDAHKDEIDKLKDKVVDLMKNAMELDVPMEIGVGIADNWSEAH; encoded by the coding sequence ATGAGCAATACACCCGAATCAGATAAAAAATTATTCCTTCTTGATGCAATGGCGCTAATTTACCGTGCGCACTTTGCTTTTAGCAAAACCCCAAGAATCAATTCAAAAGGGATGAATACTGGCGCTGCTTTAGGCTTTACCAACAGCCTCTTAGAAATATTGAAGAAGGAGAAACCAACACATATTGGTGTAGCCTTTGACACATCAGCTCCAACATTTCGCCATGAAGAATTCCCTGCTTACAAAGCACAAAGAGAAGAGCAGCCAGAGGATATCCGTGTAGCTATTCCTTATGTGAAGAAAATAGTGGAGGCATTTAATATTCCTGTCTTGATTATGGATGGGTTTGAAGCAGATGATATTATCGGTACGATAGCCAAGCAAGCAGGTGAAGATGGTTTTAAGGTTTATATGATGACGCCCGATAAGGATTATGCTCAAATGGTTACTGAAAATGTATTCCTTTACAAACCTGCGTTTATGGGTAATGGAGTAGATGTACTAGGTGTTGAGGAAGTTAAAAAGAAATTTGATATAGACAGAGTTGAGCAAGTAATCGATATTTTGGGTTTACAAGGTGACGCAGTGGATAATATTCCAGGAATCCCGGGTGTTGGAGCTAAAACTGCTATAAAATTCTTAAAGCAATATGGTTCAGTGGAAGGACTGCTGGAACACACTGATGAACTTAAAGGAAAGATGAAAGAGAAAGTGGAAGCCAATAAAGAACAGGCTCTGCTTTCAAAGAAACTAGCTACAATAAAAGTAGACGTACCTCTGGCTTATGAGCCTGATAAATTGGTTTTGGATGAACCAAATGAAGAAGCTCTACGGGAATTATTTGAGGAACTGGAGTTCAGGACCATCATGAAACGGGTGTTGGGAGAAGAGCCAAGTGCTCCATCCAAATCTTCGGCTAAGGTTGACCCTGCTCAAATGTCTATGTTTACAGATACACCAGAAGAAGCAGCACAAAAAGAAGAAGAGCCAGAAGAAAGAAGAACCTTAGCTAATACAAAGCATCAATATCATTTAATTGATACACCTGAATTAAGGGAGGATTTAATAACTTATTTGTCCATTCAGGATGAATTTTGTTTTGATACTGAAACCACTGATTTGGAACCCACTGATGCAGAATTAGTTGGGTTAGCTTTCTCTTATGTAGCGGGTGAAGCTTATTATGTTCCATTTCCAGCGGATCAAAAAGAAGCTCAAAAAATAGCTGATGAATTCAAGGAAGTGTTAGAGAATGAAGACATCACGAAAATTGGACAAAATCTGAAATATGACATTCAGGTAATGCGAAATTATGGTGTCAGAGTGCAAGGTAAGATGTTTGATACAATGCTGGCTCATTATCTTTTGGATCCTGAAACGCGTCATAATATGGATGTAATGGCTGAGAATTACTTGAACTACAGTCCAGTTTCCATTACCGATCTAATTGGTAAAAAAGGAGTTAAGCAGGGAAATATGCGAGATGTTCCAGTGGAGGATGTTGTAGAATATGCTGGGGAGGATGCCGATATCACCTTACAATTAAAGCATATTTTAGAAAAGGAAATCAAAGAAAACAATCTTGAAAGTTTGCTTCATGATGTGGAAGAGCCACTTTCCTACGTTTTGGCTGAAATGGAGTATGAAGGAGTTAAAATTGACAAAGATGCGCTTTCAAAGATGTCAAAAGAATTAGAAACCGCTGCTTTAGAGGCACAGGAGAAGATTTTTGAACTAGCAGGTCAGGAATTCAATATAGCCTCACCAAAGCAATTGGGCGAGATTCTTTTCGATAAAATGAAACTGGTTGATAAACCTAAGAAGACCAAAACAGGACAATACGCTACTGGAGAGGAAATATTATCTAAACTAGCCAATGAACATGAAATAGCGGATAAGATTTTAGAATTCAGAGAGTATCAAAAATTGAAATCGACCTATGTAGATGCTCTTCCAAAATTGATCAGTAAAAAGGATGGAAGAGTTCACACGGATTATCGCCAAGCGGTTGCTGCTACTGGTAGATTAAGTTCCAATAATCCAAACTTACAAAATATCCCCATCCGCACGGAAAAAGGTCGATTGATTAGAAAAGCTTTTGTTCCTAGAGATGAAAATTATCAACTGATGGCTGCCGATTATTCTCAAATAGAATTACGCATTATGGCAGCATTCTCACAAGATGAAGCCATGATGGAAGCCTTTAAAAATGGTAGAGATATTCATGCTACTACTGCCGCCAAGGTATTTGGAGTAGATTTAGATGATGTGGATCCTGGAATGAGGAGAAAAGCTAAGGAAGTAAACTTCGGAATCATTTATGGAATATCAGCATTTGGATTAGCTCAAAACCTCAATATTTCAAGAACAGAGGCTTCCGATATTATCAAGGCATACTTTAAAGAGTTTCCTAGGGTACATGATTATATGGAAAAAGTCAAAGAAGATGCAAGAGCTAACGAATACGTAACGACTATTTTGGGAAGAAAAAGGTGGTTAAGAGATATTAATTCTAGAAATCAGACCATTAGAGGATATGCAGAGAGAAATGCTATAAATGCTCCAATACAAGGAAGTGCTGCAGATATGATAAAAATTGCCATGATCAATATTCATAAATGGATGGAAAAGGAAAATTTAAAATCCAAAATGATTATGCAGGTGCATGATGAATTGATTTTCGATGCACATAAAGACGAAATTGATAAGCTCAAAGATAAAGTAGTAGACCTCATGAAAAATGCCATGGAATTAGATGTTCCTATGGAAATCGGGGTTGGTATAGCTGATAATTGGAGTGAGGCGCACTAG
- the argS gene encoding arginine--tRNA ligase, translated as MLNLTEELKSLSLKAFKSLFEQDLDENLIQIQPTRKEFEGSHTLVCFPLGRFSKLSPEQTAKAIGEFMQENSELVSGFNVVKGFLNIVFADKVWLQIASDILNTPNFGFKAETGREVMVEYSSPNTNKPLHLGHLRNNFLGYSVAQILKANGNKVHKVQIINDRGIHICKSMVAWQKFGEGETPESSGMKGDKLVGKYYVIFDQKYKAQIAELVEAGKTKEEAEKEAPIMKEAQEMLLKWEQKEPETYALWEKMNGWVYKGFENTYKTMGVDFDKLYYESQTFSLGKEEVLRAVEEGLAYKKEDGSVWIDLTEDGLDEKLLLRKDGTSVYMTQDIGTAILRYRDFPKIEQQIYTVGNEQEYHFKVLFIILAKLGYKWAENCYHLSYGMVDLPTGKMKSREGTVVDADDLMEDMFATAKSRTDELGKIDGFNEAEAQELYRQLGLGALKYYLLKVDPVKRMMFNPEESIDFQGNTGPFIQYVHARICAILRKAEQLGIEPQVSESLSSLEPTENNVLQLIIDFPNKIEEAANGYAPSIIANYVYEVAKAYNKFYSEVSIFNESDKDALAFRIGFSRIVAETIEKSMNLLGAEAPTKM; from the coding sequence ATGTTAAATTTAACAGAAGAACTTAAATCACTATCCTTAAAAGCATTCAAATCTCTATTTGAACAAGATTTGGATGAAAACCTTATTCAAATTCAGCCAACAAGAAAAGAATTCGAAGGAAGCCATACCTTAGTTTGCTTTCCATTAGGACGCTTTTCAAAATTAAGCCCAGAACAGACCGCTAAGGCTATAGGTGAATTCATGCAAGAGAATTCTGAATTGGTAAGTGGGTTTAATGTGGTGAAAGGCTTTTTAAATATTGTATTTGCTGATAAGGTATGGTTGCAAATTGCTTCTGATATTTTGAATACTCCTAATTTCGGATTCAAAGCAGAAACTGGAAGGGAAGTAATGGTAGAGTATTCCTCTCCCAATACCAATAAACCCTTGCACTTAGGCCATTTAAGAAATAATTTTTTGGGCTATTCCGTTGCCCAAATTCTAAAAGCTAATGGAAATAAAGTCCATAAAGTTCAAATTATTAACGACAGAGGGATTCACATCTGTAAATCCATGGTGGCATGGCAGAAATTTGGTGAAGGTGAAACACCTGAATCAAGTGGAATGAAAGGTGATAAATTGGTGGGGAAATACTATGTGATTTTCGATCAAAAATATAAAGCTCAGATTGCTGAGTTGGTAGAGGCTGGGAAGACTAAAGAAGAAGCTGAGAAAGAAGCTCCAATTATGAAAGAAGCACAGGAAATGTTGCTGAAATGGGAGCAAAAAGAGCCTGAAACTTATGCCCTTTGGGAAAAGATGAACGGATGGGTTTATAAAGGTTTTGAAAATACATACAAAACCATGGGCGTAGATTTTGATAAGTTATATTACGAATCCCAAACTTTCTCATTAGGGAAAGAAGAAGTACTACGCGCAGTAGAAGAAGGCTTAGCTTATAAAAAGGAAGATGGTTCTGTTTGGATTGATTTGACAGAAGATGGCTTGGATGAGAAATTATTGCTCAGAAAAGACGGAACTTCTGTTTATATGACGCAAGATATTGGAACTGCCATTTTGCGCTATAGAGATTTTCCTAAAATTGAACAACAAATCTATACAGTAGGAAATGAGCAAGAATATCATTTTAAAGTACTCTTCATTATTTTAGCTAAATTAGGCTATAAATGGGCAGAAAATTGCTACCATTTATCTTACGGTATGGTAGATTTACCAACAGGTAAAATGAAATCCAGAGAGGGTACTGTGGTAGATGCAGATGATTTGATGGAAGATATGTTTGCCACTGCTAAAAGCCGAACGGATGAATTGGGCAAAATTGATGGGTTTAATGAAGCAGAAGCTCAAGAACTATACCGTCAGTTAGGGCTAGGTGCTTTGAAATATTATCTATTAAAAGTAGATCCGGTAAAAAGAATGATGTTCAACCCTGAAGAATCCATTGATTTCCAAGGAAATACAGGCCCTTTTATTCAATATGTGCACGCTAGAATCTGTGCGATTTTACGAAAAGCAGAGCAATTAGGTATTGAACCTCAAGTTAGTGAGAGTTTAAGTTCACTAGAGCCAACTGAAAACAATGTGCTTCAATTGATCATTGACTTCCCTAACAAAATAGAGGAGGCTGCGAATGGATATGCCCCTTCAATCATAGCAAATTATGTTTATGAAGTAGCTAAGGCTTACAATAAATTCTATTCAGAGGTTTCCATTTTCAATGAATCAGATAAAGATGCACTGGCATTTCGAATAGGGTTTTCAAGAATAGTAGCAGAAACCATTGAAAAGTCGATGAATTTACTAGGAGCAGAAGCTCCTACGAAGATGTAG